Proteins encoded in a region of the Zea mays cultivar B73 chromosome 4, Zm-B73-REFERENCE-NAM-5.0, whole genome shotgun sequence genome:
- the LOC100282552 gene encoding Probable galacturonosyltransferase 4 isoform 1 (isoform 1 is encoded by transcript variant 1) gives MVRTRRRLVLLLLLLGLTVLSPLALYTSRLSVALNSIPRVFPGEITNQGRGVKADKLNALPLQTVSSLKEPVDIVFSEELTESKSQELRLPKVGAHKSRVLSEVTVADDDTSSKDNEVIEQVITLEAQDGGLVKGAGVSDEQEKNIGSLQQSSSEESSQDTMPKQTPAKVVAENSQSARTDGKTKTTVLPDMRIRNIKDQLIKAKVYLGLGSIRASSQYLKDLRQRIREVQKVLGDASKDSDLPKNAHEKVKALEQMLIKGKQMQDDCSIIVKKLRAMLHSAEEQLHAHKKQTVFLTQLAAKTLPKGLHCLPLRLANEYFSLDPVRQQFPNQQNLINPKLYHYALFSDNILATAVVVNSTVLNAKHPSDHVIHIVTDKLNYAPMRMWFLSNPPGKATIEVQNIEEFTWLNDSYSPVLKHLGSQSMIDYYFGTNRANSDSNLKYRNPKYLSILNHLRFYLPEIYPKLDKMVFLDDDIVVKKDLAGLWSINMKGKVNGAVETCGESFHRYDRYLNFSNPIITKSFDPHACVWAFGMNVFDLAEWRRQNITEIYHSWQKLNEDRSLWKLGTLPPGLVTFWNKTFPLSRSWHVLGLGYNPHVNSRDIEHAAVIHYNGNMKPWLEIGLPKFRSYWSKYLDYDQSFLRECNINP, from the exons ATGGTGAGGACGAGAAGGAGGttggtgctgctgctgctcctcCTCGGCCTCACGGTGCTTTCCCCGCTCGCGCTCTACACTAGCCGCCTCTCCGTGGCGCTTAACTCTATAC CGCGGGTTTTCCCTGGAGAGATCACGAATCAG GGCCGTGGCGTCAAGGCAGATAAGCTGAATGCGCTTCCTCTG CAAACAGTGAGCTCCTTGAAAGAACCTGTCGACATTGTCTTCTCAGAGGAGCTGACTGAATCTAAGAGCCAAG AATTGCGATTGCCAAAGGTAGGTGCGCACAAGAGCCGCGTGCTCTCTGAAGTCACGGTTGCTGATGATGATACATCATCGAAAGATAATGAAGTGATTGAGCAAGTAATTACGCTGGAAGCACAGGATGGTGGCTTGGTGAAGGGAGCAGGTGTTTCAGATGAGCAGGAGAAAAACATTGGATCACTGCAGCAATCTTCTTCTGAG GAAAGTTCACAGGACACTATGCCTAAACAGACACCTGCAAAGGTTGTTGCGGAGAACTCCCAATCAGCTAGAACAGACGGTAAAACTAAAACCACTGTTCTACCTGATATGCGGATCCGAAATATCAAGGATCAGTTAATCAAGGCGAAGGTATACCTTGGTCTTGGATCCATTAGAGCGAGTTCTCAATATCTTAAAGACCTACGGCAGAGGATACGGGAAGTTCAAAAAGTGCTTGGTGATGCATCCAAGGACTCTGATCTACCAAAGAA TGCACATGAAAAGGTTAAAGCACTGGAGCAGATGCTGATTAAGGGAAAACAGATGCAGGATGATTGTTCTATTATTGTAAAAAAGCTTCGAGCTATGCTTCATTCAGCAGAGGAGCAGCTGCATGCACACAAAAAACAGACTGTTTTTCTGACACAACTTGCAGCTAAAACCCTTCCTAAAGGTCTTCACTGCCTCCCCCTGAGACTAGCTAATGAATACTTTTCATTGGATCCTGTTCGGCAGCAGTTCCCAAACCAACAAAATCTCATTAACCCAAAACTGTATCATTATGCGTTGTTCTCGGATAACATACTAGCAACAGCGGTTGTTGTTAACTCAACAGTGTTAAATGCTAAG CATCCTTCTGATCATGTTATCCACATAGTAACTGACAAACTGAATTATGCTCCAATGAGAATGTGGTTCCTCTCTAATCCTCCGGGGAAAGCAACAATTGAAGTACAGAATATTGAGGAGTTTACATGGCTAAATGACAGCTACAGTCCAGTACTCAAACATCTTGGGTCCCAATCCATGATTGATTACTACTTTGGAACGAATCGTGCAAACTCAGATTCAAACCTAAAATATCGAAACCCAAAGTACCTGTCAATCCTCAATCATCTCCGCTTTTACCTACCTGAGATTTATCCAAAGCTTGACAAGATGGTCTTTCTTGATGATGACATCGTAGTAAAGAAGGATCTGGCTGGCCTTTGGTCAATCAACATGAAGGGGAAGGTAAACGGTGCCGTTGAGACTTGTGGAGAGAGTTTCCATCGCTATGATCGATACCTGAATTTTTCAAATCCCATTATCACCAAGAGTTTTGACCCACATGCTTGTGTTTGGGCTTTTGGAATGAATGTGTTTGACCTGGCTGAATGGAGGCGGCAGAACATAACTGAAATTTATCACTCGTGGCAGAAGCTT AATGAAGATAGATCACTCTGGAAACTTGGTACTCTCCCTCCGGGTTTGGTCACATTCTGGAACAAGACATTTCCCCTCAGCCGGTCATGGCATGTTCTTGGTCTAGGTTACAATCCCCATGTTAACAGCAGAGACATTGAGCATGCTGCAGTCATACATTACAATGGCAACATGAAGCCCTGGTTGGAGATTGGTCTACCCAAGTTCCGGAGCTACTGGTCCAAGTATCTGGATTATGACCAATCTTTCCTTCGGGAATGCAACATCAATCCATGA
- the LOC100282552 gene encoding Probable galacturonosyltransferase 4 isoform 2 (isoform 2 is encoded by transcript variant 2) has protein sequence MVRTRRRLVLLLLLLGLTVLSPLALYTSRLSVALNSIQARVFPGEITNQGRGVKADKLNALPLQTVSSLKEPVDIVFSEELTESKSQELRLPKVGAHKSRVLSEVTVADDDTSSKDNEVIEQVITLEAQDGGLVKGAGVSDEQEKNIGSLQQSSSEESSQDTMPKQTPAKVVAENSQSARTDGKTKTTVLPDMRIRNIKDQLIKAKVYLGLGSIRASSQYLKDLRQRIREVQKVLGDASKDSDLPKNAHEKVKALEQMLIKGKQMQDDCSIIVKKLRAMLHSAEEQLHAHKKQTVFLTQLAAKTLPKGLHCLPLRLANEYFSLDPVRQQFPNQQNLINPKLYHYALFSDNILATAVVVNSTVLNAKHPSDHVIHIVTDKLNYAPMRMWFLSNPPGKATIEVQNIEEFTWLNDSYSPVLKHLGSQSMIDYYFGTNRANSDSNLKYRNPKYLSILNHLRFYLPEIYPKLDKMVFLDDDIVVKKDLAGLWSINMKGKVNGAVETCGESFHRYDRYLNFSNPIITKSFDPHACVWAFGMNVFDLAEWRRQNITEIYHSWQKLNEDRSLWKLGTLPPGLVTFWNKTFPLSRSWHVLGLGYNPHVNSRDIEHAAVIHYNGNMKPWLEIGLPKFRSYWSKYLDYDQSFLRECNINP, from the exons ATGGTGAGGACGAGAAGGAGGttggtgctgctgctgctcctcCTCGGCCTCACGGTGCTTTCCCCGCTCGCGCTCTACACTAGCCGCCTCTCCGTGGCGCTTAACTCTATAC AAGCGCGGGTTTTCCCTGGAGAGATCACGAATCAG GGCCGTGGCGTCAAGGCAGATAAGCTGAATGCGCTTCCTCTG CAAACAGTGAGCTCCTTGAAAGAACCTGTCGACATTGTCTTCTCAGAGGAGCTGACTGAATCTAAGAGCCAAG AATTGCGATTGCCAAAGGTAGGTGCGCACAAGAGCCGCGTGCTCTCTGAAGTCACGGTTGCTGATGATGATACATCATCGAAAGATAATGAAGTGATTGAGCAAGTAATTACGCTGGAAGCACAGGATGGTGGCTTGGTGAAGGGAGCAGGTGTTTCAGATGAGCAGGAGAAAAACATTGGATCACTGCAGCAATCTTCTTCTGAG GAAAGTTCACAGGACACTATGCCTAAACAGACACCTGCAAAGGTTGTTGCGGAGAACTCCCAATCAGCTAGAACAGACGGTAAAACTAAAACCACTGTTCTACCTGATATGCGGATCCGAAATATCAAGGATCAGTTAATCAAGGCGAAGGTATACCTTGGTCTTGGATCCATTAGAGCGAGTTCTCAATATCTTAAAGACCTACGGCAGAGGATACGGGAAGTTCAAAAAGTGCTTGGTGATGCATCCAAGGACTCTGATCTACCAAAGAA TGCACATGAAAAGGTTAAAGCACTGGAGCAGATGCTGATTAAGGGAAAACAGATGCAGGATGATTGTTCTATTATTGTAAAAAAGCTTCGAGCTATGCTTCATTCAGCAGAGGAGCAGCTGCATGCACACAAAAAACAGACTGTTTTTCTGACACAACTTGCAGCTAAAACCCTTCCTAAAGGTCTTCACTGCCTCCCCCTGAGACTAGCTAATGAATACTTTTCATTGGATCCTGTTCGGCAGCAGTTCCCAAACCAACAAAATCTCATTAACCCAAAACTGTATCATTATGCGTTGTTCTCGGATAACATACTAGCAACAGCGGTTGTTGTTAACTCAACAGTGTTAAATGCTAAG CATCCTTCTGATCATGTTATCCACATAGTAACTGACAAACTGAATTATGCTCCAATGAGAATGTGGTTCCTCTCTAATCCTCCGGGGAAAGCAACAATTGAAGTACAGAATATTGAGGAGTTTACATGGCTAAATGACAGCTACAGTCCAGTACTCAAACATCTTGGGTCCCAATCCATGATTGATTACTACTTTGGAACGAATCGTGCAAACTCAGATTCAAACCTAAAATATCGAAACCCAAAGTACCTGTCAATCCTCAATCATCTCCGCTTTTACCTACCTGAGATTTATCCAAAGCTTGACAAGATGGTCTTTCTTGATGATGACATCGTAGTAAAGAAGGATCTGGCTGGCCTTTGGTCAATCAACATGAAGGGGAAGGTAAACGGTGCCGTTGAGACTTGTGGAGAGAGTTTCCATCGCTATGATCGATACCTGAATTTTTCAAATCCCATTATCACCAAGAGTTTTGACCCACATGCTTGTGTTTGGGCTTTTGGAATGAATGTGTTTGACCTGGCTGAATGGAGGCGGCAGAACATAACTGAAATTTATCACTCGTGGCAGAAGCTT AATGAAGATAGATCACTCTGGAAACTTGGTACTCTCCCTCCGGGTTTGGTCACATTCTGGAACAAGACATTTCCCCTCAGCCGGTCATGGCATGTTCTTGGTCTAGGTTACAATCCCCATGTTAACAGCAGAGACATTGAGCATGCTGCAGTCATACATTACAATGGCAACATGAAGCCCTGGTTGGAGATTGGTCTACCCAAGTTCCGGAGCTACTGGTCCAAGTATCTGGATTATGACCAATCTTTCCTTCGGGAATGCAACATCAATCCATGA